One region of Sphingomonas kaistensis genomic DNA includes:
- the pspB gene encoding envelope stress response membrane protein PspB: MEDVLIPVLIVGMLFIGLPWLIMHYVTRWKTAATLTGGDERLLEELHDLARRLDDRMCSIERIMTAENPNWRQQCAPEQQALPSRSADLDIDAEFARLSERSRTREVR; this comes from the coding sequence GTGGAAGACGTACTGATCCCAGTACTGATCGTCGGCATGCTGTTTATTGGCCTGCCATGGCTGATCATGCACTACGTCACGCGCTGGAAGACTGCAGCCACGCTGACCGGTGGTGACGAACGCTTGCTGGAGGAATTGCACGACCTGGCTCGCCGGCTGGACGACCGGATGTGCTCGATCGAGCGCATCATGACCGCCGAAAATCCCAATTGGCGCCAGCAATGCGCGCCCGAGCAGCAGGCGCTCCCGTCGCGCAGCGCAGACCTCGATATCGACGCCGAATTCGCTCGCCTGTCCGAGCGGAGCCGGACCCGGGAGGTGCGCTGA
- the pspC gene encoding envelope stress response membrane protein PspC — MATQPPTRTRFYKDKRNGKVMGVCAGIADYTGLDVLVVRIMMFMAIWLSGFAVLPFYFVLGMIAEDRPRELSNDSPEDKRFWQQVRVSPTRTARDIRMNLKAIDRRLADVESYVLTNNRSLAREIEELR, encoded by the coding sequence ATGGCTACCCAGCCGCCGACCCGCACCCGCTTCTACAAGGACAAGCGCAACGGCAAGGTGATGGGCGTCTGCGCCGGCATCGCCGACTATACCGGGCTCGATGTCCTGGTCGTCCGGATCATGATGTTTATGGCGATCTGGCTTTCCGGTTTCGCGGTCCTGCCCTTCTACTTCGTGCTCGGAATGATCGCCGAGGATCGTCCGCGCGAACTCAGCAACGACAGTCCCGAGGACAAGCGTTTCTGGCAGCAGGTCCGGGTCTCCCCGACCCGCACCGCGCGCGACATCCGCATGAACCTGAAGGCGATCGACCGCCGCCTGGCCGACGTCGAAAGCTATGTCCTCACGAACAACCGCAGTCTCGCTCGCGAAATCGAGGAACTGCGCTAG